The genomic window AAAGATCATAAGATATTAATGAGTGCTGTCCATTATGCTTTTGACATGAAAATATTCAAAATGTCTTATACGGTTATACCATTCCACATGCTTTTGCAAAACAACTTTTGCACAGCAgacttttttaatattaattttctataTCTTAGCTAATAATTTTGACCATCCCTTTCATTGCAGAGTATATAGTACAACAAGTAGTCATTCATGTTGTGCTTAGTGGAATTGTCATTGACATTCCACATCTTGATTTGCTTGTGTATCCTTTATGACACATTGCTCTTCCTCCATGCTTTTTCCCAATAAAAGAACATACATTCCAACAATAACCAACACAGATCCTGCAATACTGCTTATTATAACAGATAGGGATACATTAGGAACAATGGAATGAAGAAAAGATGTGTAAATCATAGAAgggtaaaaagaaaagaaaagaaatcaaCCTTCCTAAGTATATTTCCTCCTTTAGTATAGTGAAATCAAGCACAGCCACAAATATTTGTAAAAGAGGGGTAAATGCTGCAGTAAAAACTGGACCTCTTTGTTTGACACACCATGACATTGCCACATAACACAGGCCTGACCCCACCATTCCCTAGGATCATATAAGTAACAATTTTGAATTCTAAgctttttatatttcaatatgAACTTAACAGATAGttttaaaaatgatttggaTTTGGTGCAGTTACAAATTCACGCATTTAGCACATTGATGGTCGTTGGATCGAGATCTCATGATGCAAAGAGCAAacagattttgatttttttgaaacTCTAAAATACTAAGCTTGAAATCTGATTGTCCAATCTTATATTCAACGACCACAATGTGCTGATTGCGTGAGATTTTTGACTGCATCAAATGCAAATCCTTTTGAAACATTGTACACGATGTATTTGTATTTATCAAAGAGCATACGTACAGCATATATTACACACAATATTTCTAGCTTTCCTTTGAGGATCCATGATGCATTGTTTCTCTTGATAACCAAAGTTAATATTGCTGATTGAATAGCAGCAAAAAGTGACAAAATAGCTGTGCTAGAGTATTGACATGGATACTTTTTGCTAATCTTAGCTTGTATAACAAACCAAGAAGACCACATGATGCAACCTGCAGTCAAAAGTATTGAACCTATAATCCATTTCCCTAACTTGGGAGGTGCACTTGTATATGTATTGGCTATGTGTTGAGATTGTGAGCTGTTAATGGAAATTCCTTTATAAAGGGCTAATATCAAAACTCCACCAATGCACACAATAGTTCCCAAGATTTTGGCTTTACCACTCTTGCTTTTCATGTTGACCTTCTCTATCCTAAAATGTTTTCAAaccaaaagataaataaataaaaagttattgTAGTTATATTCCATAATCAAGTAATATCTCTTTGTTTAACAAACTTACCCAAATGGAAGTGACATTATGAATGTAAATACAGGCACCATGTTGAGGAATGCACATGAGAATGTGGCAGATGTATACTGAAGTCCAAGAAGAAACAAGTATTGAGGGATTGTTACTCTGAAAGGTATTCATAGAATGTTAAAATCGTAGATTTGGTCGATTAACTATAGTTATAGTTATTACAGTTAAAACATTAGTATATAGAACCAGAAAAGTTCATACCCAACAAGAGCAGAGAGAAAAAGGAGACATATTATGTGAGCCTCCAATTTGTGTTTCCTGTAAAAAGCACAAAACTGATTTCTATTGTATTTTGCATTGCTCTAGAATAAACCTCAATTTTGTTACTTGATTGTGGAATAAACAAGCTATAAATAAGTTCTACCAAACGTGTTTATGGATTCTAACCTTTCATAGAACCATGCAATAGGTGCCATGAAGATAAATGAAATAGCTTGTCGATATGTTACAATGGACATGTAGTCCATTCCTTCATTGAGAACCATTTTAAGAAGTAAATTGACAAAAGCAAGAGCTAAGTTAACTAGAATCAAGATAGTAACTGGCTTGCACAGTTCATGGCAGTGCATTAACTTCATGAATTTCCTCGTtcgattttaatttgtttagttTTGGAAGGAATGGGGTGTGATGTATGTTGTCTTCTTCAATATATAGAGGAAATATTAACCTCATAGGAGAGTGGAGCAGACATGATTTATATTCCTTCATCACATCAACACTTTCATTCATCATTTGCTTACCTTTTCTCTCATGGTGGAAACTGCAAATCTTATAATTGGGTTGGATCAAATTTAATTCTTACAAAATACGCTTGTAATAAAATGAAGTCCTCTCCTACTTATAAAGTAACTCCTAGGTTTTATCTTATCTAATACGAGACTCTTAACACTCCCATTACGCAATGGACTTTTGACATATGAAGTGTAACTCGAGTGGCATAATAGCGGGATTCTCGATAGCAGGTGGTCCAAGAAATTTTGAATCAAACATTaatactattttaaattttgtgttaAGTTTAACTCAACTTTTACTGAACCATATTGCAAGGTGATGATTCTCCTCACTTATAAATTCATTTTCAGTTTAACACATCGAATGTGAAAGTATTAATAACCATACATTATTTGTTCATTATCATTGATTGACATTAGCCTAATGATTAGGAACATGTCAAACTTATCACATCTATATTTTTGCGACATTCTTCTAGGTGACTACTTTTGCCATATATTTTTCTCATTCCTTTTCCATTCTCTTGCTTGAATTTAGATCAGTGAAATAAAGTGCTAATAAAACCACGTTTTACATATTATCTACCTTGCTAAATTAATATCAGAATAATAATGATAGCTTCTTTTTTGAATGAATATAATCCAaagtaataacaaaaaaaatgatacaattCTTAGAACCATTGGCTTCTTATTCTTTTGATGAAATTTTCCAAGTGGTTGTGACTTGTAAGCATCATCAGAAAGTACATATGCCATTGTCTCCAATCTTTTTGCTAACTGGGAttctatttatattatatattagttTTATATATTACTTGCAAGAACAAGATGTCAAATCTTGGCTGGAgagaaaataatagaaaattgaAAGGTGCTTTTTGAATGGAATGGAAATTTCTGGCATGGAAAATATGGTTAAATGCATTTAGTTTCATTAAATATGATATggtcaatataaaaaaaatatataaaagcaaGATTACTTTGTATTTGATATTCCGGGAATATGATTTATGCATTGTTTTTTTAGTAACATTGAGAATTCAACCGTccagaagaaaaaaatcaaaagaaaaaagttgcacccacttaaaaaataacataaaaattcaGGTGCAATTGCTCTCTCATGTGTCCAGTTAAATGGATACAGATTAAAATAATCATTAAGTCGATATCATGAGTATAACTTAATTGATAGGCATTGTAAATAAGATTGATGTTTGAAcacaaatttttcattttcatttttaaatgtaaaattatataaccactaaattatttgacaaaaacaaaaaatccatTTTGGAGTGAAGACCCTTTTCAGTTTCAACTCTTCTTATTGACTTTGAGCCAAtccatttttagtttttactagATTGTGTTTCCATTCAACAATAAATTGATCTTACTGATTAGTATAAATAGAAAATGTTCTCTATAATGAATTATCTATAGATTTCTGAGTATAACTATAAACACTcacttaaaaaaatagtaagttAAGAATTTAAGTACTAGGTtaattttttgggtacaattcATATTCATCATGCTATACTCAACATTGCATAGTGAATTAAACACACATTGACATTTTATTGAATGGGTCAAAATTAGAGGTCAGAATTTATTGATGTAAAATTTACGCCCAATTTTCCGTGGTAATAGATTTGAGATTAGATAGTTGAAATGTCACATAATCAAATGatcttaactatttattttgaTTAGATGATATGACACATATTTCTTTCAGCTTAATTAAAATCTTGAGTTCGATATTTAACTTGATCATGTAGGAAAACTCCTAAGAGAATTTTTCACACATAACAGGACTTTGTGCAAAGAGGATGCccgataaaaaaaataaaaaaaataaagtgttctttgaagcattttttttttgacaggaaaATTACCAAAACAGACTTGAGTAGAGTATCACATTTCCCCAATCTCTCGGAGTGATACAAACTCTTTCCTCTTTCTCTGCTCCCTCCGATTCTCCGTCGCCGTCACCGTCACCGTCACGTCCAGTCCGGCCAGCCACGCCATTCCCGTACGGTTCGTTTCTTGTCGTCACAGTCACAAACAGGTTCGCACGATTGCTTCTGCTTATATAGCTTCTTTTCCATTTTCTATGTTCAAATTcgattttacaaatttttagctaattaaaaaattaaacccTAGATTGAAATACCGGTGCCATGAGGGGAAGAGAATCTTCATGCTCGACAATTTTTTGAACGTTTGAAAATGGAATTTAAACcccttttttcatcaaatttttCATCAATTCAATTATAATTTTTCCTTTATCTCTCACATTTGGCTGTGATATGCAATGCGATGTCCACAATCATTGTGTGTGTCGACTACCAACTGTTTGATTAAAGTAGTCAAtgaaaactttatttatattgATTCTTTTctataaagaaataaaatttggttcattgtatttttaaattttttgcctTCATGTTCTCGGGACGTTCCAAGTGTTTTTGAATATATTGGCCAAGATATTCTGATACCGGATAACCTATAtgcaataaataataatgaacaAGAAAGAATCAACGTAGAATGCAGCAAATATGCCAATCTTTCTGCATATTACAGATAGAAATTCCCTTGAATTAGTCATGTTTAGAAAACGAGTGAGAAGACACAAATCAAACATGGCGTCAGGACAATTTATGGTCAAAGAAACTTCTATATCTTTACAAGTATATGAATACAACCATAGAAAAACTTGAGTTTAGAGGAAGCATTAGATTACTTAAATGTGTTCTTACAATGGTACGTAGAATATGTTTTCAATATGCTATGTTCTGACATAATATTTTGTGCAAATTATAGCTTGTCCTTTTTGGTATCAATATTTTAAACTTGAGTCTATAGAAAGCCTTGGATTACTTAAATGTGTTCTTACAATGGTAGAATGTGCTTTCAATATGC from Trifolium pratense cultivar HEN17-A07 linkage group LG1, ARS_RC_1.1, whole genome shotgun sequence includes these protein-coding regions:
- the LOC123902680 gene encoding WAT1-related protein At3g30340-like, with the translated sequence MKLMHCHELCKPVTILILVNLALAFVNLLLKMVLNEGMDYMSIVTYRQAISFIFMAPIAWFYERKHKLEAHIICLLFLSALVGVTIPQYLFLLGLQYTSATFSCAFLNMVPVFTFIMSLPFGIEKVNMKSKSGKAKILGTIVCIGGVLILALYKGISINSSQSQHIANTYTSAPPKLGKWIIGSILLTAGCIMWSSWFVIQAKISKKYPCQYSSTAILSLFAAIQSAILTLVIKRNNASWILKGKLEILCVIYAGMVGSGLCYVAMSWCVKQRGPVFTAAFTPLLQIFVAVLDFTILKEEIYLGSIAGSVLVIVGMYVLLLGKSMEEEQCVIKDTQANQDVECQ